Proteins from a single region of Lasioglossum baleicum chromosome 1, iyLasBale1, whole genome shotgun sequence:
- the Gaba-b-r1 gene encoding gamma-aminobutyric acid type B receptor subunit 1 isoform X3: MLELLVIVLASTSVIEGSLPPDDEDNDNVLHIGGIFPIAGEGGWQGGQACMPAVNLALDDVNREKNLLPGFTLKLHSNDSECEPGLGAAVMYNLLYHSPNKLMLLAGCSTVCTTVAEAAKMWNMVVLCYGASSPALSDRNRFPTLFRTHPSATVHNPTRIKLLQKFGWSRVAILQQAEEVFISTVEDLESRCKEAGIEIVTRQSFLSDPSDAVRNLRRQDARIIVGLFYVVAARRVLCELYHQNLYGKSYVWFFIGWYEDNWFEVNLDKEGIICTKDQMKKAAEGHLTTEALMWNQNNDTTISGMTSEDFRQRLNKMLKEDGYDIDNNRYPEGYQEAPLAYDAVWSVALAFNKSMEKLSKQGKSLKNFVYKDKEIANEIYSAINSTQFLGVSGYVAFSSQGDRIALTQIEQMIDGKYVKLGYYDTQSDNLTWRNMERWIGGKVPQDRTIVRTVLRTVSLPLFICMGTISSVGIVIAIGLIIFNIWNRHRSVIMTSHPVCNTIMLVGVIACFVSVFLLGIDGRFVSEWEYQSVCQARAWMLSTGFTLAFGAMFSKVWRVHRLTTKTKADQAKKKIQPWKLYTMVSGLLTMDIVLLICWQVLDPLQRKMETFPLESSPFGDDDARIRPELEHCESAHNNIWLGLVYSYKGIILVFGLFLAYETRSIKVKQINDSRYVGMSIYNVVVLCLITAPVTMVIASQQDASFAFVALAIIFCCFLSMALIFVPKMIEVIRHPKDKAESKNNTDVSMAKEDEEKYQKLLKENDELQKLIAAKEEKIKVLKQMLAERDALKGGSGNLPKDSLIVADFVTGEGTSDSAIGGGISVYTRSSRASASDYEFSESYS; the protein is encoded by the exons ATGTTAGAGCTGCTCGTGATAGTTCTAGCGTCGACGAGCGTGATCGAGGGTTCGTTACCACCCGACGACGAGGACAATGACAATGTGTTGCACATCGGCGGCATTTTCCCGATAGCGGGGGAGGGTGGATGGCAGGGGGGTCAG GCGTGCATGCCAGCGGTGAACCTGGCCTTGGACGATGTCAACCGCGAGAAGAACCTGTTACCGGGCTTCACGCTTAAGCTGCACTCCAACGACAGCGAG TGCGAGCCAGGACTCGGCGCCGCGGTGATGTATAACTTGTTGTACCATAGCCCGAACAAGTTGATGTTGCTGGCAGGATGCAGCACGGTCTGCACTACCGTTGCCGAAGCGGCGAAAATGTGGAACATGGTGGTG CTGTGCTACGGTGCATCGTCCCCGGCGCTGTCCGACCGGAACAGGTTCCCGACGCTGTTCCGAACGCACCCGTCGGCCACGGTGCACAACCCGACGAGAATCAAACTGTTGCAGAAGTTCGGCTGGTCTCGGGTAGCGATCCTGCAGCAGGCCGAAGAAGTGTTCATATCT ACCGTAGAAGATTTAGAGTCCCGCTGCAAAGAGGCGGGAATAGAAATAGTCACGCGCCAGAGCTTTCTATCGGACCCGTCGGATGCGGTTCGAAACCTACGACGCCAGGACGCCAGGATCATCGTGGGCCTTTTCTACGTGGTAGCTGCGAGGAGAGTCCTCTGCGAATTGTACCATCAGAATCTATATGGGAAGAGCTACGTGTGGTTCTTCATCGGATGGTACGAGGACAACTGGTTCGAAGTGAACCTGGACAAGGAGGGCATCATCTGCACCAAGGATCAGATGAAAAAGGCGGCCGAGGGACACCTGACCACGGAGGCGCTCATGTGGAATCAAAACAACGACACGACAATCAGCGGCATGACCTCCGAGGATTTCAGGCAACGATTGAACAAGATGCTGAAGGAGGATGGCTACGATATCGATAATAATCGGTATCCGGAAGGGTATCAGGAAGCGCCGCTTGCCTATGATGCGGTTTGGTCGGTCGCGCTAG CTTTCAACAAGTCCATGGAGAAACTGAGCAAGCAGGGTAAGAGCCTGAAGAACTTCGTCTACAAGGACAAGGAGATCGCGAACGAGATCTATTCAGCCATCAACTCGACGCAGTTCCTCGGCGTATCT GGATACGTTGCGTTTAGCTCCCAAGGCGACAGAATCGCATTGACCCAAATCGAGCAGATGATCGATGGGAAGTACGTCAAGTTAGGCTACTACGATACGCAGAGCGACAATCTGACTTGGAGGAACATGGAACGATGGATCGGCGGCAAGGTTCCACAGGATAGGACTATTGTCAGAACGGTTCTTCGGACGGTCTCTCTACCGTTGTTTATTTGTATGGGCACCATATCCTCGGTGGGCATCGTGATAGCTATCGGTctaattattttcaacatttGGAACAGGCACAGGAG CGTCATCATGACGTCCCATCCGGTGTGCAACACGATCATGCTGGTGGGGGTGATAGCGTGCTTCGTGTCGGTGTTTTTATTAGGGATCGACGGCCGATTCGTTTCCGAATGGGAGTACCAGTCAGTTTGCCAAGCCCGCGCCTGGATGTTGTCCACAGGGTTCACGTTGGCGTTCGGCGCTATGTTCAGTAAAGTGTGGCGGGTCCACAGACTCACGACTAAAACGAAAGCGGATCAGGCGAAG AAGAAAATACAACCGTGGAAGCTGTACACGATGGTAAGTGGGCTGCTCACGATGGACATCGTACTGCTAATCTGCTGGCAGGTGTTGGATCCTCTGCAAAGAAAGATGGAGACGTTTCCACTGGAGTCGTCTCCGTTTGGCGATGATGACGCGAGGATCAGGCCGGAGCTGGAACACTGCGAAAGCGCGCACAATAACATTTGGCTTG GTTTGGTTTACAGCTACAAAGGGATCATCCTCGTGTTCGGCCTCTTCCTGGCCTACGAGACGCGCAGCATCAAAGTGAAGCAGATCAACGACTCCAGATACGTCGGCATGTCGATATACAACGTTGTCGTTTTGTGCTTGATCACCGCGCCGGTCACAATGGTCATCGCCAGCCAGCAGGATGCCAGCTTCGCTTTCGTCGCGCTAGCCATCATATTCTGCTGCTTCCTCAGCATGGCGTTGATCTTTGTGCCGAAGATGATCGAGGTGATCAGGCACCCGAAGGACAAAGCCGAGTCCAAGAACAACACCGACGTCAGCATGGcgaaggaggacgaggagaaGTACCAGAAGCTGCTCAAGGAGAACGACGAACTCCAGAAGCTTATCGCCGCG AAAGAGGAGAAGATCAAGGTGCTGAAGCAGATGCTGGCCGAAAGGGACGCGCTGAAAGGTGGCAGCGGTAACCTTCCGAAGGACTCGCTGATCGTCGCCGATTTCGTGACCGGTGAAGGGACCTCGGACAGCGCGATTGGTGGGGGCATTTCCGTTTACACACGCTCGTCGCGAGCTTCTGCCTCCGACTACGAGTTCTCCGAGTCGTATTCGTAG
- the LOC143209093 gene encoding mediator of RNA polymerase II transcription subunit 22 gives MAAQRALPQSKEALLKSYTTRLKDDVKSMLENFEEIIKLAKGESDSQLSRMTQCEQDTYEMHVRAANIVRAGESLMKLVSDIKQYLILNDFPSVNEAIGQNSKLFRTKQAECDQKLASLRDDMAADLYDLEEEYYTSIYK, from the exons ATGGCGGCTCAGCGAGCTTTGCCGCAAAGCAAGGAAGCATTGTTGAAATCGTACACAACCAGATTAAAGGACGATGTGAAGTCTATGCTGGAAAATTTTGAAG AGATTATAAAGTTAGCCAAAGGCGAGAGCGACTCGCAGTTATCACGTATGACGCAATGCGAGCAGGATACTTATGAAATGCACGTCAGAGCAGCGAACATTGTGCGCGCCGGAGAATCTCTGATGAAGCTGGTCTCCGATATAAAACAGTATTTGATACTCAACGATTTCCCCTCTGTGAACGAAGCCATAGGACAGAACAGCAAACTGTTCAGAACGAAACAAGCAGAGTGCGATCAGAAACTGGCATCCTTACGGGACGACATGGCTGCAGATCTATATGATTTAGAGGAGGAATATTACACGTCGATATACAAATGA
- the Gaba-b-r1 gene encoding gamma-aminobutyric acid type B receptor subunit 1 isoform X2, giving the protein MLELLVIVLASTSVIEGSLPPDDEDNDNVLHIGGIFPIAGEGGWQGGQACMPAVNLALDDVNREKNLLPGFTLKLHSNDSECEPGLGAAVMYNLLYHSPNKLMLLAGCSTVCTTVAEAAKMWNMVVLCYGASSPALSDRNRFPTLFRTHPSATVHNPTRIKLLQKFGWSRVAILQQAEEVFISTVEDLESRCKEAGIEIVTRQSFLSDPSDAVRNLRRQDARIIVGLFYVVAARRVLCELYHQNLYGKSYVWFFIGWYEDNWFEVNLDKEGIICTKDQMKKAAEGHLTTEALMWNQNNDTTISGMTSEDFRQRLNKMLKEDGYDIDNNRYPEGYQEAPLAYDAVWSVALAFNKSMEKLSKQGKSLKNFVYKDKEIANEIYSAINSTQFLGVSGYVAFSSQGDRIALTQIEQMIDGKYVKLGYYDTQSDNLTWRNMERWIGGKVPQDRTIVRTVLRTVSLPLFICMGTISSVGIVIAIGLIIFNIWNRHRSVIMTSHPVCNTIMLVGVIACFVSVFLLGIDGRFVSEWEYQSVCQARAWMLSTGFTLAFGAMFSKVWRVHRLTTKTKADQAKLFMAKQKVSSIQKKIQPWKLYTMVSGLLTMDIVLLICWQVLDPLQRKMETFPLESSPFGDDDARIRPELEHCESAHNNIWLGLVYSYKGIILVFGLFLAYETRSIKVKQINDSRYVGMSIYNVVVLCLITAPVTMVIASQQDASFAFVALAIIFCCFLSMALIFVPKMIEVIRHPKDKAESKNNTDVSMAKEDEEKYQKLLKENDELQKLIAAKEEKIKVLKQMLAERDALKGGSGNLPKDSLIVADFVTGEGTSDSAIGGGISVYTRSSRASASDYEFSESYS; this is encoded by the exons ATGTTAGAGCTGCTCGTGATAGTTCTAGCGTCGACGAGCGTGATCGAGGGTTCGTTACCACCCGACGACGAGGACAATGACAATGTGTTGCACATCGGCGGCATTTTCCCGATAGCGGGGGAGGGTGGATGGCAGGGGGGTCAG GCGTGCATGCCAGCGGTGAACCTGGCCTTGGACGATGTCAACCGCGAGAAGAACCTGTTACCGGGCTTCACGCTTAAGCTGCACTCCAACGACAGCGAG TGCGAGCCAGGACTCGGCGCCGCGGTGATGTATAACTTGTTGTACCATAGCCCGAACAAGTTGATGTTGCTGGCAGGATGCAGCACGGTCTGCACTACCGTTGCCGAAGCGGCGAAAATGTGGAACATGGTGGTG CTGTGCTACGGTGCATCGTCCCCGGCGCTGTCCGACCGGAACAGGTTCCCGACGCTGTTCCGAACGCACCCGTCGGCCACGGTGCACAACCCGACGAGAATCAAACTGTTGCAGAAGTTCGGCTGGTCTCGGGTAGCGATCCTGCAGCAGGCCGAAGAAGTGTTCATATCT ACCGTAGAAGATTTAGAGTCCCGCTGCAAAGAGGCGGGAATAGAAATAGTCACGCGCCAGAGCTTTCTATCGGACCCGTCGGATGCGGTTCGAAACCTACGACGCCAGGACGCCAGGATCATCGTGGGCCTTTTCTACGTGGTAGCTGCGAGGAGAGTCCTCTGCGAATTGTACCATCAGAATCTATATGGGAAGAGCTACGTGTGGTTCTTCATCGGATGGTACGAGGACAACTGGTTCGAAGTGAACCTGGACAAGGAGGGCATCATCTGCACCAAGGATCAGATGAAAAAGGCGGCCGAGGGACACCTGACCACGGAGGCGCTCATGTGGAATCAAAACAACGACACGACAATCAGCGGCATGACCTCCGAGGATTTCAGGCAACGATTGAACAAGATGCTGAAGGAGGATGGCTACGATATCGATAATAATCGGTATCCGGAAGGGTATCAGGAAGCGCCGCTTGCCTATGATGCGGTTTGGTCGGTCGCGCTAG CTTTCAACAAGTCCATGGAGAAACTGAGCAAGCAGGGTAAGAGCCTGAAGAACTTCGTCTACAAGGACAAGGAGATCGCGAACGAGATCTATTCAGCCATCAACTCGACGCAGTTCCTCGGCGTATCT GGATACGTTGCGTTTAGCTCCCAAGGCGACAGAATCGCATTGACCCAAATCGAGCAGATGATCGATGGGAAGTACGTCAAGTTAGGCTACTACGATACGCAGAGCGACAATCTGACTTGGAGGAACATGGAACGATGGATCGGCGGCAAGGTTCCACAGGATAGGACTATTGTCAGAACGGTTCTTCGGACGGTCTCTCTACCGTTGTTTATTTGTATGGGCACCATATCCTCGGTGGGCATCGTGATAGCTATCGGTctaattattttcaacatttGGAACAGGCACAGGAG CGTCATCATGACGTCCCATCCGGTGTGCAACACGATCATGCTGGTGGGGGTGATAGCGTGCTTCGTGTCGGTGTTTTTATTAGGGATCGACGGCCGATTCGTTTCCGAATGGGAGTACCAGTCAGTTTGCCAAGCCCGCGCCTGGATGTTGTCCACAGGGTTCACGTTGGCGTTCGGCGCTATGTTCAGTAAAGTGTGGCGGGTCCACAGACTCACGACTAAAACGAAAGCGGATCAGGCGAAG TTGTTCATGGCTAAACAAAAAGTTTCGTCCATACAGAAGAAAATACAACCGTGGAAGCTGTACACGATGGTAAGTGGGCTGCTCACGATGGACATCGTACTGCTAATCTGCTGGCAGGTGTTGGATCCTCTGCAAAGAAAGATGGAGACGTTTCCACTGGAGTCGTCTCCGTTTGGCGATGATGACGCGAGGATCAGGCCGGAGCTGGAACACTGCGAAAGCGCGCACAATAACATTTGGCTTG GTTTGGTTTACAGCTACAAAGGGATCATCCTCGTGTTCGGCCTCTTCCTGGCCTACGAGACGCGCAGCATCAAAGTGAAGCAGATCAACGACTCCAGATACGTCGGCATGTCGATATACAACGTTGTCGTTTTGTGCTTGATCACCGCGCCGGTCACAATGGTCATCGCCAGCCAGCAGGATGCCAGCTTCGCTTTCGTCGCGCTAGCCATCATATTCTGCTGCTTCCTCAGCATGGCGTTGATCTTTGTGCCGAAGATGATCGAGGTGATCAGGCACCCGAAGGACAAAGCCGAGTCCAAGAACAACACCGACGTCAGCATGGcgaaggaggacgaggagaaGTACCAGAAGCTGCTCAAGGAGAACGACGAACTCCAGAAGCTTATCGCCGCG AAAGAGGAGAAGATCAAGGTGCTGAAGCAGATGCTGGCCGAAAGGGACGCGCTGAAAGGTGGCAGCGGTAACCTTCCGAAGGACTCGCTGATCGTCGCCGATTTCGTGACCGGTGAAGGGACCTCGGACAGCGCGATTGGTGGGGGCATTTCCGTTTACACACGCTCGTCGCGAGCTTCTGCCTCCGACTACGAGTTCTCCGAGTCGTATTCGTAG
- the Gaba-b-r1 gene encoding gamma-aminobutyric acid type B receptor subunit 1 isoform X4: MLELLVIVLASTSVIEGSLPPDDEDNDNVLHIGGIFPIAGEGGWQGGQACMPAVNLALDDVNREKNLLPGFTLKLHSNDSECEPGLGAAVMYNLLYHSPNKLMLLAGCSTVCTTVAEAAKMWNMVVLCYGASSPALSDRNRFPTLFRTHPSATVHNPTRIKLLQKFGWSRVAILQQAEEVFISTVEDLESRCKEAGIEIVTRQSFLSDPSDAVRNLRRQDARIIVGLFYVVAARRVLCELYHQNLYGKSYVWFFIGWYEDNWFEVNLDKEGIICTKDQMKKAAEGHLTTEALMWNQNNDTTISGMTSEDFRQRLNKMLKEDGYDIDNNRYPEGYQEAPLAYDAVWSVALAFNKSMEKLSKQGKSLKNFVYKDKEIANEIYSAINSTQFLGVSGYVAFSSQGDRIALTQIEQMIDGKYVKLGYYDTQSDNLTWRNMERWIGGKVPQDRTIVRTVLRTVSLPLFICMGTISSVGIVIAIGLIIFNIWNRHRSVIMTSHPVCNTIMLVGVIACFVSVFLLGIDGRFVSEWEYQSVCQARAWMLSTGFTLAFGAMFSKVWRVHRLTTKTKADQAKSLTQSAPLLHGSQILLKKIQPWKLYTMVSGLLTMDIVLLICWQVLDPLQRKMETFPLESSPFGDDDARIRPELEHCESAHNNIWLGLVYSYKGIILVFGLFLAYETRSIKVKQINDSRYVGMSIYNVVVLCLITAPVTMVIASQQDASFAFVALAIIFCCFLSMALIFVPKMIEVIRHPKDKAESKNNTDVSMAKEDEEKYQKLLKENDELQKLIAAKEEKIKVLKQMLAERDALKGGSGNLPKDSLIVADFVTGEGTSDSAIEADQVG; the protein is encoded by the exons ATGTTAGAGCTGCTCGTGATAGTTCTAGCGTCGACGAGCGTGATCGAGGGTTCGTTACCACCCGACGACGAGGACAATGACAATGTGTTGCACATCGGCGGCATTTTCCCGATAGCGGGGGAGGGTGGATGGCAGGGGGGTCAG GCGTGCATGCCAGCGGTGAACCTGGCCTTGGACGATGTCAACCGCGAGAAGAACCTGTTACCGGGCTTCACGCTTAAGCTGCACTCCAACGACAGCGAG TGCGAGCCAGGACTCGGCGCCGCGGTGATGTATAACTTGTTGTACCATAGCCCGAACAAGTTGATGTTGCTGGCAGGATGCAGCACGGTCTGCACTACCGTTGCCGAAGCGGCGAAAATGTGGAACATGGTGGTG CTGTGCTACGGTGCATCGTCCCCGGCGCTGTCCGACCGGAACAGGTTCCCGACGCTGTTCCGAACGCACCCGTCGGCCACGGTGCACAACCCGACGAGAATCAAACTGTTGCAGAAGTTCGGCTGGTCTCGGGTAGCGATCCTGCAGCAGGCCGAAGAAGTGTTCATATCT ACCGTAGAAGATTTAGAGTCCCGCTGCAAAGAGGCGGGAATAGAAATAGTCACGCGCCAGAGCTTTCTATCGGACCCGTCGGATGCGGTTCGAAACCTACGACGCCAGGACGCCAGGATCATCGTGGGCCTTTTCTACGTGGTAGCTGCGAGGAGAGTCCTCTGCGAATTGTACCATCAGAATCTATATGGGAAGAGCTACGTGTGGTTCTTCATCGGATGGTACGAGGACAACTGGTTCGAAGTGAACCTGGACAAGGAGGGCATCATCTGCACCAAGGATCAGATGAAAAAGGCGGCCGAGGGACACCTGACCACGGAGGCGCTCATGTGGAATCAAAACAACGACACGACAATCAGCGGCATGACCTCCGAGGATTTCAGGCAACGATTGAACAAGATGCTGAAGGAGGATGGCTACGATATCGATAATAATCGGTATCCGGAAGGGTATCAGGAAGCGCCGCTTGCCTATGATGCGGTTTGGTCGGTCGCGCTAG CTTTCAACAAGTCCATGGAGAAACTGAGCAAGCAGGGTAAGAGCCTGAAGAACTTCGTCTACAAGGACAAGGAGATCGCGAACGAGATCTATTCAGCCATCAACTCGACGCAGTTCCTCGGCGTATCT GGATACGTTGCGTTTAGCTCCCAAGGCGACAGAATCGCATTGACCCAAATCGAGCAGATGATCGATGGGAAGTACGTCAAGTTAGGCTACTACGATACGCAGAGCGACAATCTGACTTGGAGGAACATGGAACGATGGATCGGCGGCAAGGTTCCACAGGATAGGACTATTGTCAGAACGGTTCTTCGGACGGTCTCTCTACCGTTGTTTATTTGTATGGGCACCATATCCTCGGTGGGCATCGTGATAGCTATCGGTctaattattttcaacatttGGAACAGGCACAGGAG CGTCATCATGACGTCCCATCCGGTGTGCAACACGATCATGCTGGTGGGGGTGATAGCGTGCTTCGTGTCGGTGTTTTTATTAGGGATCGACGGCCGATTCGTTTCCGAATGGGAGTACCAGTCAGTTTGCCAAGCCCGCGCCTGGATGTTGTCCACAGGGTTCACGTTGGCGTTCGGCGCTATGTTCAGTAAAGTGTGGCGGGTCCACAGACTCACGACTAAAACGAAAGCGGATCAGGCGAAG TCTCTCACGCAGTCTGCACCGCTCCTGCATGGCTCGCAGATCCTGCTC AAGAAAATACAACCGTGGAAGCTGTACACGATGGTAAGTGGGCTGCTCACGATGGACATCGTACTGCTAATCTGCTGGCAGGTGTTGGATCCTCTGCAAAGAAAGATGGAGACGTTTCCACTGGAGTCGTCTCCGTTTGGCGATGATGACGCGAGGATCAGGCCGGAGCTGGAACACTGCGAAAGCGCGCACAATAACATTTGGCTTG GTTTGGTTTACAGCTACAAAGGGATCATCCTCGTGTTCGGCCTCTTCCTGGCCTACGAGACGCGCAGCATCAAAGTGAAGCAGATCAACGACTCCAGATACGTCGGCATGTCGATATACAACGTTGTCGTTTTGTGCTTGATCACCGCGCCGGTCACAATGGTCATCGCCAGCCAGCAGGATGCCAGCTTCGCTTTCGTCGCGCTAGCCATCATATTCTGCTGCTTCCTCAGCATGGCGTTGATCTTTGTGCCGAAGATGATCGAGGTGATCAGGCACCCGAAGGACAAAGCCGAGTCCAAGAACAACACCGACGTCAGCATGGcgaaggaggacgaggagaaGTACCAGAAGCTGCTCAAGGAGAACGACGAACTCCAGAAGCTTATCGCCGCG AAAGAGGAGAAGATCAAGGTGCTGAAGCAGATGCTGGCCGAAAGGGACGCGCTGAAAGGTGGCAGCGGTAACCTTCCGAAGGACTCGCTGATCGTCGCCGATTTCGTGACCGGTGAAGGGACCTCGGACAGCGCGATTG aaGCGGACCAGGTCGGCTGA
- the Gaba-b-r1 gene encoding gamma-aminobutyric acid type B receptor subunit 1 isoform X1, producing MLELLVIVLASTSVIEGSLPPDDEDNDNVLHIGGIFPIAGEGGWQGGQACMPAVNLALDDVNREKNLLPGFTLKLHSNDSECEPGLGAAVMYNLLYHSPNKLMLLAGCSTVCTTVAEAAKMWNMVVLCYGASSPALSDRNRFPTLFRTHPSATVHNPTRIKLLQKFGWSRVAILQQAEEVFISTVEDLESRCKEAGIEIVTRQSFLSDPSDAVRNLRRQDARIIVGLFYVVAARRVLCELYHQNLYGKSYVWFFIGWYEDNWFEVNLDKEGIICTKDQMKKAAEGHLTTEALMWNQNNDTTISGMTSEDFRQRLNKMLKEDGYDIDNNRYPEGYQEAPLAYDAVWSVALAFNKSMEKLSKQGKSLKNFVYKDKEIANEIYSAINSTQFLGVSGYVAFSSQGDRIALTQIEQMIDGKYVKLGYYDTQSDNLTWRNMERWIGGKVPQDRTIVRTVLRTVSLPLFICMGTISSVGIVIAIGLIIFNIWNRHRSVIMTSHPVCNTIMLVGVIACFVSVFLLGIDGRFVSEWEYQSVCQARAWMLSTGFTLAFGAMFSKVWRVHRLTTKTKADQAKSLTQSAPLLHGSQILLKKIQPWKLYTMVSGLLTMDIVLLICWQVLDPLQRKMETFPLESSPFGDDDARIRPELEHCESAHNNIWLGLVYSYKGIILVFGLFLAYETRSIKVKQINDSRYVGMSIYNVVVLCLITAPVTMVIASQQDASFAFVALAIIFCCFLSMALIFVPKMIEVIRHPKDKAESKNNTDVSMAKEDEEKYQKLLKENDELQKLIAAKEEKIKVLKQMLAERDALKGGSGNLPKDSLIVADFVTGEGTSDSAIGGGISVYTRSSRASASDYEFSESYS from the exons ATGTTAGAGCTGCTCGTGATAGTTCTAGCGTCGACGAGCGTGATCGAGGGTTCGTTACCACCCGACGACGAGGACAATGACAATGTGTTGCACATCGGCGGCATTTTCCCGATAGCGGGGGAGGGTGGATGGCAGGGGGGTCAG GCGTGCATGCCAGCGGTGAACCTGGCCTTGGACGATGTCAACCGCGAGAAGAACCTGTTACCGGGCTTCACGCTTAAGCTGCACTCCAACGACAGCGAG TGCGAGCCAGGACTCGGCGCCGCGGTGATGTATAACTTGTTGTACCATAGCCCGAACAAGTTGATGTTGCTGGCAGGATGCAGCACGGTCTGCACTACCGTTGCCGAAGCGGCGAAAATGTGGAACATGGTGGTG CTGTGCTACGGTGCATCGTCCCCGGCGCTGTCCGACCGGAACAGGTTCCCGACGCTGTTCCGAACGCACCCGTCGGCCACGGTGCACAACCCGACGAGAATCAAACTGTTGCAGAAGTTCGGCTGGTCTCGGGTAGCGATCCTGCAGCAGGCCGAAGAAGTGTTCATATCT ACCGTAGAAGATTTAGAGTCCCGCTGCAAAGAGGCGGGAATAGAAATAGTCACGCGCCAGAGCTTTCTATCGGACCCGTCGGATGCGGTTCGAAACCTACGACGCCAGGACGCCAGGATCATCGTGGGCCTTTTCTACGTGGTAGCTGCGAGGAGAGTCCTCTGCGAATTGTACCATCAGAATCTATATGGGAAGAGCTACGTGTGGTTCTTCATCGGATGGTACGAGGACAACTGGTTCGAAGTGAACCTGGACAAGGAGGGCATCATCTGCACCAAGGATCAGATGAAAAAGGCGGCCGAGGGACACCTGACCACGGAGGCGCTCATGTGGAATCAAAACAACGACACGACAATCAGCGGCATGACCTCCGAGGATTTCAGGCAACGATTGAACAAGATGCTGAAGGAGGATGGCTACGATATCGATAATAATCGGTATCCGGAAGGGTATCAGGAAGCGCCGCTTGCCTATGATGCGGTTTGGTCGGTCGCGCTAG CTTTCAACAAGTCCATGGAGAAACTGAGCAAGCAGGGTAAGAGCCTGAAGAACTTCGTCTACAAGGACAAGGAGATCGCGAACGAGATCTATTCAGCCATCAACTCGACGCAGTTCCTCGGCGTATCT GGATACGTTGCGTTTAGCTCCCAAGGCGACAGAATCGCATTGACCCAAATCGAGCAGATGATCGATGGGAAGTACGTCAAGTTAGGCTACTACGATACGCAGAGCGACAATCTGACTTGGAGGAACATGGAACGATGGATCGGCGGCAAGGTTCCACAGGATAGGACTATTGTCAGAACGGTTCTTCGGACGGTCTCTCTACCGTTGTTTATTTGTATGGGCACCATATCCTCGGTGGGCATCGTGATAGCTATCGGTctaattattttcaacatttGGAACAGGCACAGGAG CGTCATCATGACGTCCCATCCGGTGTGCAACACGATCATGCTGGTGGGGGTGATAGCGTGCTTCGTGTCGGTGTTTTTATTAGGGATCGACGGCCGATTCGTTTCCGAATGGGAGTACCAGTCAGTTTGCCAAGCCCGCGCCTGGATGTTGTCCACAGGGTTCACGTTGGCGTTCGGCGCTATGTTCAGTAAAGTGTGGCGGGTCCACAGACTCACGACTAAAACGAAAGCGGATCAGGCGAAG TCTCTCACGCAGTCTGCACCGCTCCTGCATGGCTCGCAGATCCTGCTC AAGAAAATACAACCGTGGAAGCTGTACACGATGGTAAGTGGGCTGCTCACGATGGACATCGTACTGCTAATCTGCTGGCAGGTGTTGGATCCTCTGCAAAGAAAGATGGAGACGTTTCCACTGGAGTCGTCTCCGTTTGGCGATGATGACGCGAGGATCAGGCCGGAGCTGGAACACTGCGAAAGCGCGCACAATAACATTTGGCTTG GTTTGGTTTACAGCTACAAAGGGATCATCCTCGTGTTCGGCCTCTTCCTGGCCTACGAGACGCGCAGCATCAAAGTGAAGCAGATCAACGACTCCAGATACGTCGGCATGTCGATATACAACGTTGTCGTTTTGTGCTTGATCACCGCGCCGGTCACAATGGTCATCGCCAGCCAGCAGGATGCCAGCTTCGCTTTCGTCGCGCTAGCCATCATATTCTGCTGCTTCCTCAGCATGGCGTTGATCTTTGTGCCGAAGATGATCGAGGTGATCAGGCACCCGAAGGACAAAGCCGAGTCCAAGAACAACACCGACGTCAGCATGGcgaaggaggacgaggagaaGTACCAGAAGCTGCTCAAGGAGAACGACGAACTCCAGAAGCTTATCGCCGCG AAAGAGGAGAAGATCAAGGTGCTGAAGCAGATGCTGGCCGAAAGGGACGCGCTGAAAGGTGGCAGCGGTAACCTTCCGAAGGACTCGCTGATCGTCGCCGATTTCGTGACCGGTGAAGGGACCTCGGACAGCGCGATTGGTGGGGGCATTTCCGTTTACACACGCTCGTCGCGAGCTTCTGCCTCCGACTACGAGTTCTCCGAGTCGTATTCGTAG